A stretch of the Lolium perenne isolate Kyuss_39 chromosome 3, Kyuss_2.0, whole genome shotgun sequence genome encodes the following:
- the LOC127344419 gene encoding uncharacterized protein, whose product MLTLHTVRTSLLPSPRRSSRHRQHALPSRRRSSICACSSEDAGSDTPLPHGGDGRQQEVLAKIAMLQTQKVRITNFLDERSAYLTKFTKDADSEFDMIGQNAMKELDQIGDQIMERLDSKMQAYEETAEMERQEIEMNERVLEDFEDWIEVEKNEGMFFKSLGKKKPKNKEEIKVKAKIEAQKIREITKESAGSKARMNIYLALMTILGLTIANAVFATPEVEWRKVAALGLIFIGLVTQVIYEQDMSPPEAEKKEKRDE is encoded by the exons ATGCTTACTCTTCACACCGTTCGGACATCCCTTCTTCCCTCGCCGCGAAGATCCTCGCGGCACCGCCAACACGCGCTTCCAAGCAGGAGAAGATCTTCCATCTGTGCCTGCAGCTCTGAAGATGCTGGATCGGACACTCCCCTACCGCACGGGGGAGATGGCCGTCAGCAGGAGGTGCTTGCCAAAATCGCCATGCTTCAGACGCAGAAGGTCCGGATCACAAACTTCTTGGACGAGCGGTCAGCTTACTTGACCAAGTTCACTAAGGATGCCGACAGCGAGTTCGATATGATTGGACAGAACGCCATGAAAGAGCTCGATCAAATTGGGGACCAG ATAATGGAGAGGCTGGACAGCAAGATGCAGGCCTACGAGGAGACAGCTGAAATGGAAAGGCAGGAGATAGAAATGAACGAGAGGGTGTTGGAAGACTTTGAAGATTGGATCGAGGTGGAGAAAAACGAAGGAATGTTCTTCAAAAGCCTTGGGAAGAAAAAGCCTAAGAACAAGGAGGAAATCAAGGTGAAGGCCAAGATCGAAGCGCAGAAGATCAGAGAGATTACAAAGGAGAGTGCAGGGTCGAAAGCTCGGATGAATATTTACCTTGCGCTGATGACGATACTCGGTCTTACAATTGCAAATGCTGTATTTGCAACACCTGAGGTGGAATGGAGGAAGGTTGCTGCTCTGGGTTTAATTTTCATTGGCCTGGTTACTCAGGTCATCTATGAGCAGGATATGTCACCACCAGAAGctgagaagaaagaaaaaagagatGAATAA